The Chloroflexus aggregans DSM 9485 genome segment GGCTTTTTACCGGTACCGGGACAGACGATCTATGGTGCGGCGAAGGCGGCGGTGAAGCTGTTTACCGAAGGTCTCTATGCAGAATTGCTCGAAACAAACGTGCGTGTCACGGTTGTCTTTCCCGGCGCGGTACGTACCAATATCGTTGCCAATTCGGGCGTGAATCGGTTACCGACGGGGACGACCGATAACCGGCGTGCGCCGACGGCACTTGCCCCAGAGCGCGCGGCTCAGATAATTGTTGATGGTATCGAACGCAACCGGTATCGGGTGTTAGTCGGGAGTGATGCGCGGTTGATGGATCTCCTCTCGCGCCTTAATCCGCAATTTGCGGCGCGCTTTATCTTTCGCCAGATGAAGAGTTTATTGCAGCAATAGCCATCGCCAGGCAGTGCTGAGTTTCTCTTCATGACTTTATAATCATCGGAATAAAGGCACGCGGCGTTAAGGGAACGCTGCTGCTGGCGAAAGGTGTATCGGTTGACCGGTGTTGTGTAGCGCCTCCGGGTCGTGGTTTCAATTCGCCGGGGCTTTGGTTTCCTGGTGTGCTGTCACCGATTGTCGTATTACTGCCTTCATCGAAGCGGTAAAGCGCGATGGTGTTTGCATCGATGGCGTGCGGTGCTGTGGGCCGGCTAAATGGGTCGGTGTAACGCACCACGTTCGATATGCGGACATCGTCGAGTAGGCCGTTGTAGTGAAGGCTACCGGTTACATTGTGTTTTTCGGCTCCAAACACAAGGTAGGGATCACTGTTGGGATAATCGGTGGGGCGATTGAGCCGGTAATCGATCCGTCCACTTGGTCCGGTCATTGTTGCATCGATCTGCCCATCAACGAACAAGCGTACTTGTCCGCTATTGGCGCGGGTAACGGCGATATGATGCCAGGCTCCGTCGGTGATGATGGTGTTGCCTTTGAGCAGCCGATCATCGCTACCAACACTAAATCCAACCACGAGTTTGTTCGCGCAAATGGCAATACCGTAGTCACCATAATCACCTGCCCAAAAGACATCACGATCGATGATGATATTGCCGTAGTACCATCCATCACAATCAGGAGCGGTATTATCGCCGGCGAAGGCTTTCATCCAGAACTCAATCGTCAGATCGCCGCTCACATTGACCGGTCGAGAAGTGGTGAGCTGACCACTGCTATCGATGGTTCCCAGCGGTATCTTGATGCGGTCACGGTCGTCATTACTACTGCCAAAGAAACGAATGGCATAGCCGGAGCCGGTTGGGGGAGCGGTTGTCGCTGTCGTTGCGGGGATGCCGGTCGGCGGTAAAGCGGCGGTTGCCGATCCGATAGTGGCGGTTGTAGTGGGCTGCTGGGCTTGCGTAGGAGCCGGCGTATTCACTCCGGCGCTACAGCTAATAATAAGCCCACAGAGGAGAACTATCAAGCCAAGCCGATACTGCACTATCACCCTCCCCCTTATAGCGACAAACAACGTCTGTGTCGCTTTTGTACCACGCCGGTCTCTCTGTCTCAATAGCCTGATGGTACCGCCTGTGGCTTAGGGTACAGGTGTTCGCGCATGATCCGTGCCGCCCGTCGGCCCAATTCGACTGCGTAGTTGGTGCCGCGATCCCACGGATATACCTGGCTCATGCTAGCCCAATAGAGGCCGGGTAGGGGAGTTGGGATGGGCGGAATGTTGCGGCTATGGTTAACCGGCACAATCGGTTGAGCGTAGGGTTCGCGGTGTAGCCAATAGGCTCGTACCCATTCGCGTTGGAAGGCGGGGTTGATCTGGCGTAGTGCCGGCACAAAGCGTTCGAGCAACGCTTCTGGGGTGAGCCGAAAATACTCGTGGTCGGGATCGAGATAATCACCGCAGTAAATCAGATTATCACCGCCATAGTGACTCGGTTCAATAAAGTTCGTATGTTCAACCAGCGCCAGAAACGGGAATTCATCCTTCGGTAGATTGAGCCAGTAGATACCGTTGGTAAGTGGTTGACGCAGAGCGATGGTCATCACAACTGCTCCCATCGAACGCAACCGGCGTAATTGGCCGAGGTAGCCGCTTGGGAGATGAGGAACCAGTCGTGCCAACAGTCCTGGCGATCCGGTAACGAGCAGAGCATCATAGTCGGTTGGCGGATGATCACCGGCCAGTACCTGCCAACCGCCGGCAGTTTGGTGAACGGCTTTCACCGGTGTCCGTAGTACAACCTGTACGCCGCGACGGAGGCATACGGCACATAATGCGTCGGCGAATGCTTGAAAACCGCCGACAAAGTAGCCCAACTGAAAGCTCCGTGCGCGAAGTCGTGCCCAGAGCCACGCCATATTGACCTCATCGGCGTGAGGGCCGAACTTCCCTTCGAGTAACGGATGCCAGATCACTTGGGCTGCGTTCTTGCCTGAAAAGCGCTCGATCCAGACTGTAGCGGTGGTTTGTTCGAGTTTCTGCCAATTGTTTGTAAGATACTTGAGGTAAAACGCGGTCAACCCAAACCGTAACCGGTCGATGAAGGGTAATCCGGGAAACCGTAACACCGGCAGCACGCCATCGAGGGCATAACCGCGTCCTCGCCACCACTGAGCCGTCACCGGACTGCGAAAGAAGAGCCGGTCACGCAGGCCGATCTCGTTAGTTAGGGCAATAATGGCGTGATCGGTGGTGAAGATATGGTGATAAAACCTTTCAAGCGGCCATTCCCACATCGGATCGCGAAAACCGCTGGCTAAGCCTCCTACCTGCTCGCCGGCTTCGTAGATCGTGACCGCATAGCCGTGTCCGGCAAGGTCATAGGCAGCGCTCAGACCGGCAAAGCCCGCACCGATGATCGCAACCTTCATGGCAGTACCTTTTGTGTCGTGATAACTTCATCGTTGGCCGCGGGGCTTGTTTGGGATCGCAACGCTGCCGCCCGATCCATATCGCGCCACGTCAGGCTTTGGCGCAGCATATACCACGCACCGAGCAGGGTAACCGGCAACCATAACGCAACGTGTAATACCAGCGTATAGCCGGCAGCGATTGCATGGGCAACACCGAATTGGGTCAAAATCGCAATGCCGGGTGCATCAAACGTACCGATATATCCCGGTGTGGAGGGGATGGTGGTAAAGAGATTCACCACCGCCGTCATGAGCATCAAGACGAGGAACGACACTTCAAACGGAAAAGCATGCATCACAAACCAGTATTTTAACGTTTCACCTAACCAGATCAACGTAGAGGTGATCAGAATAACCAGCACCTCCCGTGGGCTACGCAGCGATTGTAAGCCGATGATAAACCGGTCAAAGAGGCCGTGAATACGTGGGCGTAAAAACGGCGGGGCAAAACGATCAACGGCTAAGGTGTAGAGCCGACTCATGCGTTGCGGATAAGCAGCGACGGCAATGAAGCCGATTAATGCTGCGATAAACATCGCACTAAACCCGATCACGAGGGTGCGGAATGTGTTCGGCAAAGGAGCGAAGGGAAGGGTAATTGCGACGAACAAGAGCATCACCAGACCGTCAAACAATCGTTCAAGCACGACGGTCGCCAACGAGGCACTCATCGCGATACCGCAGTTGCGACGCAGCACATAGCTCCGCAGCACTTCGCCGGCGCGTGCAGGGTAGACGTTATTCCCCATGTAACCGATAACCACAATTGGGAAGAGGGATCGTAACGGCACAAAGGCAATGTGATTGAGCATCGATTGCCAGCGCCACGTGCGCACCCAGACCGTGGCAAAATAAACGACAATGCCCGGTATCAGCCACCAGTAATTCGCCTCGCGCAGTGCTTCCCAGAAATGGACGAGATCGAGACCGTAGAGGGCGATACCGAGGAATATGATACTAATGATGAATCCGAGCCATAATTTCCAGTTTCGCACCGATCTTCCTTATGTTCACCATGTGGATGTGTACTAACGAGTCGTTTCGTTCGCTGCAAGGTGTTCGTACAGTGAACCTTTGAGCATCTTACCCTTGCTCTGGCCGACTGTCAAAGGGGAAGTACCAGCAGGGCAAAGGGCAAAGGGACAAACGAGTCGATCCGGATATTGCCGCGGTCACTCTGCGCCATCAATCCACTCGATGAGCCACCATCGAGATTAACAGCGATGGTAAGATCAAGATCGGCGGTCGCTAAAAATTGTGACCATTCGGCAAGGCTGAAGCTGGCGGCAGGCGCAACGATGAGCAGCACACGCCCTTGATTATCGAGCGCAATAGCACTGCGACGCGCGCGTTGACCATCTTCATCGGTATACGCAGCAGTACCATCCGAACGTACCAACAGTGGCCATCCTTGAATTGCTTGCTCGAAAACGGTACCGTCGTAGGGTTGTTCGGCCAACGCCCATAAGTGCGGTCTCCCTTCTGCATCAACCGCAAACATTCCACCCTGCTCGACGTAACTTTGACCGATGATCTGCTGATTACTGATCAGCAAGGCGACCGGCTCACCAGCTCTGTCAAAAAAACCACCGTTAATTGCAGCGACCGCACTGTATTGCGCAGCCCACGCACTCAGCATCCGTGGCGCGGTCGGATCGTAGCCTACCACGAACCGTACCTGCGTCGGATCGACGCGAATAACCTGCACGGGTGAACCCGGTACATCAAGGCGACGGAATTCAATCCCGTTTGTCAGCACTTGCCACTCCTGAACCGTGGCTGTCGGAGATGCAGGGACGGTGGGTATGAGCGTAGGTATCTGAACCGGTCCGTGCATCGGTGTCGGCGACCCACTACACGCCGCTAACCAGAGGAGGCATAGTAGCCAGCACTTTAGTATGGCGGGCCGGTGCGACCTGAATTGGCAAGAAGGTCGGTAATTGGTCATACTGGTGCGGCTGCCATAGTTCATACCGTTAACGTAACCATCAGCCGTTGTCAGGGGTTCGTGCTGATCGGTGGGTTTCCTTACAATAGCTTGGGGCAACTATCCACGCCCTTGTGGGTTACACATCACTGTGCTCATGCACCTGCCATCTATACCATTCAAGTTGTCCGAACGCGCTGACTCGTCTACCCCAACTGGTGGTACCCCGACCGATAGTACAAGAGCGGTCGTCCTCCAAACACACGTGCATCTACTACTTCGCCGGTAAAGATAGTATGGTCACCACCGGGCAACGCACTATGCAGGCGGCACTCAATCTGGGCCAACACGCCATTGAGGAGTGGTAAGCCACGCGGCGAGAGGGTAAAACTGTGTGGCGCAAACTTTTCACCATCGTGCATGGCGAAGCGACGTGAGAGGTATTCTTGTTCTTCAGACAGGATATTGACCGCGAACTGCCCGGCAGCGGCGATCACATCGTGGCTGGCGGCAGAACGGTCGATACATACAAGCACGAGTGGCGGATGTAAGGAAAGCGACGCAAACGAACTAACCGTTAGTCCGGCCAACCGACCTTCGTAATTCGTGGTGACCACCGTCACTCCTGAGGCAAAATGGCTCATTGTTTGGCGAAACAGTGATTCGTCGATCATCGTTTTCCTGCATTACGGCGTGCAGCGATGGCAGCGTGTATCTCGGCTCCAATCGCGTGTTCGGCGCGGGCTTCATCGTCAAGTAAGAGGAGTTGCGGCACCGTTGGCGAAGGGCCACCGTCGGGATTAATCGCAACCATACTGAAATAGCCGGTTGTACAGAGGCGACGGTCGCCGATCAACGGATGTTCGGCGAAAAGGTGAACGCGCACAACCATTGATCTGCGTCCGACATAAATAACTCGCGAGAAGGCTTCAACGATTTCGCCTTGCCCAATAGGTGTGCGAAAATCGATCCGTTCCGTTGAAGCCGTAACAACCGGCAAACGGCAGAAGCGCAGGGCGGCGATAGCAGCAGCTTTATCCATCAGTGCCATCACGTCACCGCCAAACATCGTTCCGTAACCGTTGGTCTGATGTGGCAAGATGATCTCGGCCATCCGCTCTTCGGCGGCAGCTTTAGCCGGACGATTTTGCAGGGTGATGTCATCCATAGTGTTTGATGAGGTATAGAGCGGCGCTCACCTGAGCGCCGCCGTTGCGATATTCCTCTGTTCGATTGCGATCGGGGCAGTGTGGTCGGGAGCGTTACCCACCCCATCCCTTCGAGAGTTGCGTCTCTTCGCCGGGTTTGCGTTTGGGTAGCCGATAGATAAACCGCACAATCTGGTCGGCGGCAACGAACATAATGATCAGCGCCTGCACTATCTTGATCACGTCGATGGACAGGCTAGCCCGTACCTGCATGAGGCGCGCACCGGTCAGCAAACCGCCCCACAGCAACCCCGAAAAGATAATCCCAACCGGATTAGCACGGGCCAAAAGGGCTACAGCAATCGCGTCGAAGCCGAGGCCGGAAAAGAAATCAGCACTCAGCGCCCCCCGAACGCCGATCACTTCAATTGCACCGGCAATCCCGGCCAGCCCACCGGCCAACGCCATCGCCAAAACGATGGTGCGTGGCACGCTTATCCCGGCGTAGCGGGCAGCATTCGGATTCGTGCCGGCAGTGCGCATCTCGAAACCTAGCGTCGTGCGGTAGAGCAGCCATGCGACGACAAAGACAAGCACGAGTGCTAGCGGAATGCCGAGGTGCAGTATCGTCGAACTCCCAACTTGAATACCGGGCAAGCGAGCTGTCTCGACAATCAGCCGTGACCGGGCACCGGTCGTATCGGCAGGATCGCCCAAAATGTAGGGTGTCTTACTACGGATGAGCCAGTCGGTCATGCGCAGGGCAATGTAGTTGAGCATGATCGTATTGATCACCTCGTGCGCCCCGGTGCGAGCTTTGAGAAAACCGGCAATAGCGGCCCAGGCTGCCCCGCCGAGCGCACCGGCGATTAACGCGGTTGGAATGTGAAAAATCGCCGGCATTTGCAACGTTGTTCCGATCACGACCGCAGCAACAGCCCCGGCGTAGAGTTGACCTTCTGCACCAATATTAAACAAGCCGGCTTTGAAGGCTAACGCTACGCACAAACCACAGATGATAAACGGCGTTGAACGCACAACCGTATCGGCGATGGCCCGTGGTGAGCCAAACGAGCCTTCCCAGAGGCCAATATAGGCGGCTTGCCAGTCCGCACCGGTAATTCCGATAATGAATGCGCCGACCACCAACGCGCTAAACACAGCAAGGATCGGCACTAGGATTCCCGACCAGCGATCCCAAAAGTGGCGGAGCGCCGAGGGTCGTATTCCTGTTTCGGTGGCTGCTTGCGCCATGCTGTTCTCCCTGACTGCTCGCGCTTAGGCAACAACCGGTTGCGAGCGATCGAGTGTCGCACCGGCCATCAACAGACCAAGTTCTTCGCGTGAGAGTTCGCCGTTTTTCACCGTTGCGACGATCTGGCCGTGATACATGACGGCAATGCGGTCGGCCAGTGACAAAATCTCATCGAGTTCGGCAGATACCAGTAAGACGGCGACACCCTCATCACGCTTTTTCACGATCTGATTATGGATAAACTCTATCGAACCGACGTCAATCCCACGGGTTGGTTGAGCCGCGATCAGCAATTTCAGCGGACGGGTAAACTCGCGGGCCACAATCAGCTTCTGCTGGTTACCACCGCTTAGTGAACTAGCCGGTACGTTGATGCTCGGGGTGCGCACATCGAACTCGACAACCAAGCGTGTGCAATGCTCGTTAATAGCCTGATCGTTGCGCACAATCCCGTTGGCAAACGGCGGCAAATAGTACAATTCCAGAACTGAGTTATCGGTCAGCGGGTACGAGGTCACTAACCCATCGCGCTGACGATCTTCGGGAATATGGGCCACACCTAACTCGCTAATCTTACGTGGTGTAGCGTTGGTCACATCAACACCGGCAATCCGAACGGTGCCGGCTTCAATTGGCCGCAGACCGGTGAGTGCCGCAACCAGTTCGGTTTGGCCGTTGCCCTGTACGCCGGCGATTCCGAGAATCTCACCTGCGCGTACTTCGAGATTGACTCCACGTACCGCCAACAAACGACGGTCATCACGCACATGCAAGTCACGGACTTCGAGAACCGGCTCGCCGGGGTGAGCCGGCTGCTTCTCGACTTTTAAAATAACGTCGCGTCCGACCATCATCGCGGCCAGACTCGCTTCAGTCGCCTGCGCCGGGGTCGTTTCACCGACCACTTTCCCATTACGCAGCACGATAATCCGGTCGGCAACCTCAAGAACTTCACGCAACTTGTGCGTAATAAAGATGATCGAAGCGCCTTGAGCCGTCAGTGTGCGCATAACCCGCACGAGATCGTCAGCCTCTTGCGGCGTCAGCACCGCAGTTGGCTCATCGAGAATGAGAATATCGGCGTTTCGATAAAGCGCCTTGATAATCTCAACGCGCTGCTGTGCCCCGACATCAAGATCGGCAACTAAAGCATCAGGGTCAACGGGGAGGCCATACTGGGCGGAGATAGTCCGAATGCGTTCAGCAGCCTGTTTGCGGTTAAGGAACGGGCCGTTAGTGACTTCGTTCCCGAGGATGATGTTTTCGGTTACGGTCATCACCGGTACCAATTGGAAGTGCTGGTGTACCATTCCGATCCCACGGGCAATCGATTCATGCGGATTACTGATCCGGATCGGTTCACCCTTGACAAAGATTTCGCCTTCGTCTTGATGGTACAGCCCGTACAGAATATTCATGAGCGTTGATTTACCGGCGCCGTTTTCGCCGAGCAAGGCCAATACCTCGCCCTTGTGTAGCTTCAGCGACACATTATCATTAGCGATGACACCGGGAAAGCGTTTGGTAATCCCCCGAGCTTCCAGTACAACTGGTCGTTCCTGGCCGTTCTGTGTCACTGGTGACCTCGTGTAACGTGACTAAAGCCGATTGAATTGATAAGCACATCTTGCACAGACGGCGCTGTGGATCGTTTCCGCAGCGCAGATTCACGCATCGGTGCGCACCGGCTTGCCTTGCCGCAGTACGAACGCTCCATCCGCGATATATCGTATTGTAGCATATTCTGTCGGTTGCACCGGCAATTGTTTATACACCGAGTTCGGTGCGCAGCGTTTGGAGATCATGTTCAACGGTGGTGATGAGGGCTGCCCGTTCATCTGTCGGTAAGAAGGTGGCTTGCGCCGCAGTGCGTGTGATCTGACAAAACTCATCGGCGGTAAAACCGAGATAGGTGGCCGCACGGCGAAATTCTTCACTAATCGTGGTCTCGAAGAAGGTGGGATCATCGGAATTGATCGTAACCAATACACCGTTATCGTATAATCGACGTAGTGGATGACTCGACCATGTTGGAACGGCTTTTGTGCGAATATTGCTACTCGGACAAACATCGAGCACGATCTGGCGTTCGGCCAGGGTCTGCATCAGCGACGGATCATCCACACTGCGGATGCCGTGACCGATCCGGCTTACTGCGAGGACATCAATTGCGCCCCACACACTGGTCGGCCCGACCACTTCGCCGGCGTGGGCCATCACTCCCAGGCCGGCGGTGCGGGCGGCGGTGAACAGATCGATAAACTCTTCGGGTGGATGACCGATCTCATTCCCACCGATTGACCATCCTACCACACCGTAGGAACGGCATGCGATGGCCGTCTCGAGGATCGGCCATGCAGCAGTGGCACCATACTGGCGGCCATAATCGAGGACCAACCCCACTCGTGGCCCTCCGTATTGCGCAGCACGGGCAAAACCGGCGGCAGTACCGGCCAGCGCCTCGACGAGATCGACGCCACGCCGCACGTGTTGCATCGGTGACAACATCACTTCGGCGTAGACAACACGTTGTGCTGCCAGTTGCATGCCCAGCTCGAAAGCCAGCAATTCAAAATCTTCGCCGGACACGATAGTTGCCGCGAGCGCCATAAATGTATCGAGAAAGGCGTGGAAATCGTCGTAA includes the following:
- a CDS encoding LamG domain-containing protein, translated to MQYRLGLIVLLCGLIISCSAGVNTPAPTQAQQPTTTATIGSATAALPPTGIPATTATTAPPTGSGYAIRFFGSSNDDRDRIKIPLGTIDSSGQLTTSRPVNVSGDLTIEFWMKAFAGDNTAPDCDGWYYGNIIIDRDVFWAGDYGDYGIAICANKLVVGFSVGSDDRLLKGNTIITDGAWHHIAVTRANSGQVRLFVDGQIDATMTGPSGRIDYRLNRPTDYPNSDPYLVFGAEKHNVTGSLHYNGLLDDVRISNVVRYTDPFSRPTAPHAIDANTIALYRFDEGSNTTIGDSTPGNQSPGELKPRPGGATQHRSTDTPFASSSVPLTPRAFIPMIIKS
- a CDS encoding NAD(P)/FAD-dependent oxidoreductase, whose protein sequence is MKVAIIGAGFAGLSAAYDLAGHGYAVTIYEAGEQVGGLASGFRDPMWEWPLERFYHHIFTTDHAIIALTNEIGLRDRLFFRSPVTAQWWRGRGYALDGVLPVLRFPGLPFIDRLRFGLTAFYLKYLTNNWQKLEQTTATVWIERFSGKNAAQVIWHPLLEGKFGPHADEVNMAWLWARLRARSFQLGYFVGGFQAFADALCAVCLRRGVQVVLRTPVKAVHQTAGGWQVLAGDHPPTDYDALLVTGSPGLLARLVPHLPSGYLGQLRRLRSMGAVVMTIALRQPLTNGIYWLNLPKDEFPFLALVEHTNFIEPSHYGGDNLIYCGDYLDPDHEYFRLTPEALLERFVPALRQINPAFQREWVRAYWLHREPYAQPIVPVNHSRNIPPIPTPLPGLYWASMSQVYPWDRGTNYAVELGRRAARIMREHLYPKPQAVPSGY
- a CDS encoding lysylphosphatidylglycerol synthase transmembrane domain-containing protein encodes the protein MRNWKLWLGFIISIIFLGIALYGLDLVHFWEALREANYWWLIPGIVVYFATVWVRTWRWQSMLNHIAFVPLRSLFPIVVIGYMGNNVYPARAGEVLRSYVLRRNCGIAMSASLATVVLERLFDGLVMLLFVAITLPFAPLPNTFRTLVIGFSAMFIAALIGFIAVAAYPQRMSRLYTLAVDRFAPPFLRPRIHGLFDRFIIGLQSLRSPREVLVILITSTLIWLGETLKYWFVMHAFPFEVSFLVLMLMTAVVNLFTTIPSTPGYIGTFDAPGIAILTQFGVAHAIAAGYTLVLHVALWLPVTLLGAWYMLRQSLTWRDMDRAAALRSQTSPAANDEVITTQKVLP
- a CDS encoding phosphodiester glycosidase family protein, with product MLTNGIEFRRLDVPGSPVQVIRVDPTQVRFVVGYDPTAPRMLSAWAAQYSAVAAINGGFFDRAGEPVALLISNQQIIGQSYVEQGGMFAVDAEGRPHLWALAEQPYDGTVFEQAIQGWPLLVRSDGTAAYTDEDGQRARRSAIALDNQGRVLLIVAPAASFSLAEWSQFLATADLDLTIAVNLDGGSSSGLMAQSDRGNIRIDSFVPLPFALLVLPL
- a CDS encoding flavin reductase family protein → MIDESLFRQTMSHFASGVTVVTTNYEGRLAGLTVSSFASLSLHPPLVLVCIDRSAASHDVIAAAGQFAVNILSEEQEYLSRRFAMHDGEKFAPHSFTLSPRGLPLLNGVLAQIECRLHSALPGGDHTIFTGEVVDARVFGGRPLLYYRSGYHQLG
- a CDS encoding acyl-CoA thioesterase, with protein sequence MDDITLQNRPAKAAAEERMAEIILPHQTNGYGTMFGGDVMALMDKAAAIAALRFCRLPVVTASTERIDFRTPIGQGEIVEAFSRVIYVGRRSMVVRVHLFAEHPLIGDRRLCTTGYFSMVAINPDGGPSPTVPQLLLLDDEARAEHAIGAEIHAAIAARRNAGKR
- a CDS encoding ABC transporter permease; translated protein: MAQAATETGIRPSALRHFWDRWSGILVPILAVFSALVVGAFIIGITGADWQAAYIGLWEGSFGSPRAIADTVVRSTPFIICGLCVALAFKAGLFNIGAEGQLYAGAVAAVVIGTTLQMPAIFHIPTALIAGALGGAAWAAIAGFLKARTGAHEVINTIMLNYIALRMTDWLIRSKTPYILGDPADTTGARSRLIVETARLPGIQVGSSTILHLGIPLALVLVFVVAWLLYRTTLGFEMRTAGTNPNAARYAGISVPRTIVLAMALAGGLAGIAGAIEVIGVRGALSADFFSGLGFDAIAVALLARANPVGIIFSGLLWGGLLTGARLMQVRASLSIDVIKIVQALIIMFVAADQIVRFIYRLPKRKPGEETQLSKGWGG
- a CDS encoding ABC transporter ATP-binding protein — translated: MTQNGQERPVVLEARGITKRFPGVIANDNVSLKLHKGEVLALLGENGAGKSTLMNILYGLYHQDEGEIFVKGEPIRISNPHESIARGIGMVHQHFQLVPVMTVTENIILGNEVTNGPFLNRKQAAERIRTISAQYGLPVDPDALVADLDVGAQQRVEIIKALYRNADILILDEPTAVLTPQEADDLVRVMRTLTAQGASIIFITHKLREVLEVADRIIVLRNGKVVGETTPAQATEASLAAMMVGRDVILKVEKQPAHPGEPVLEVRDLHVRDDRRLLAVRGVNLEVRAGEILGIAGVQGNGQTELVAALTGLRPIEAGTVRIAGVDVTNATPRKISELGVAHIPEDRQRDGLVTSYPLTDNSVLELYYLPPFANGIVRNDQAINEHCTRLVVEFDVRTPSINVPASSLSGGNQQKLIVAREFTRPLKLLIAAQPTRGIDVGSIEFIHNQIVKKRDEGVAVLLVSAELDEILSLADRIAVMYHGQIVATVKNGELSREELGLLMAGATLDRSQPVVA
- the add gene encoding adenosine deaminase, producing MLTPALAAFIERMPKIELHLHLEGAVAPRTFLELSRRNGIPLPVRTEQELAQLFHYDDFHAFLDTFMALAATIVSGEDFELLAFELGMQLAAQRVVYAEVMLSPMQHVRRGVDLVEALAGTAAGFARAAQYGGPRVGLVLDYGRQYGATAAWPILETAIACRSYGVVGWSIGGNEIGHPPEEFIDLFTAARTAGLGVMAHAGEVVGPTSVWGAIDVLAVSRIGHGIRSVDDPSLMQTLAERQIVLDVCPSSNIRTKAVPTWSSHPLRRLYDNGVLVTINSDDPTFFETTISEEFRRAATYLGFTADEFCQITRTAAQATFLPTDERAALITTVEHDLQTLRTELGV